One segment of Polyangiaceae bacterium DNA contains the following:
- a CDS encoding polysaccharide lyase family 1 protein, with the protein MMWKHENRAALTGMLMAALAGGTACGGNDSPSSEVGSGGAAAGAAGASSGGTGNAGGSAGSAGNGGTAGNGGTAGNAGSAGNGGGAGIAGSGGAGGSAGNPGSGGAGGSGGRTALLQDLVGFAQGTTGGKDGSTCEVTTLADSGAGSLRACAQASGPAWIVFKVSGTIQAKSAIKVTSDKTIDGRGQTITIQNYGLHVDGVSNVIVENLIIKNGTDDAIRVINSAKKVWIDHCELSNFSDGAIDITRQATDVTVSWTKFFNHDKVMLISADDTHTQDTVIRVTLHHNYFVGTVQRHPRLRFGKVHAFNNLLEDWQAYGMRAHLGGQLLSEANVFDAVTNTHAIDIGKESPAPHIKSLNDLTLGGAVAKEIDPNGVFDPKSYYPYTPETANAALSKKISSQAGWRSWQP; encoded by the coding sequence ATGATGTGGAAGCACGAGAACCGGGCCGCGTTGACTGGAATGCTGATGGCCGCCCTGGCGGGTGGCACCGCTTGTGGCGGAAACGACTCGCCGAGTTCGGAGGTTGGCAGCGGGGGCGCGGCCGCGGGGGCTGCAGGGGCCAGCAGCGGTGGGACCGGCAATGCGGGCGGAAGCGCGGGTAGCGCGGGCAATGGCGGAACCGCAGGCAATGGCGGAACCGCAGGGAACGCAGGAAGCGCTGGCAACGGAGGAGGCGCTGGGATCGCGGGAAGCGGAGGCGCTGGCGGAAGCGCGGGCAACCCTGGAAGCGGAGGCGCGGGGGGGTCGGGGGGACGCACGGCGTTGCTCCAGGATTTGGTGGGCTTCGCGCAGGGCACCACGGGCGGAAAGGACGGAAGCACCTGCGAAGTGACGACCCTGGCCGACTCCGGCGCCGGTAGCCTCCGCGCTTGTGCCCAGGCGTCAGGCCCAGCGTGGATCGTGTTCAAGGTGTCCGGCACGATTCAAGCAAAGAGTGCGATCAAGGTCACCTCGGACAAGACCATCGATGGCAGGGGCCAGACCATCACCATCCAGAACTACGGCCTACATGTGGATGGTGTGAGCAACGTCATCGTAGAGAATCTGATCATCAAGAACGGTACCGACGACGCCATTCGCGTGATCAACAGCGCGAAGAAGGTGTGGATCGACCACTGCGAACTCTCCAATTTCTCGGACGGTGCCATCGACATCACGCGCCAAGCCACCGACGTCACCGTTTCGTGGACCAAGTTCTTCAACCACGACAAGGTCATGCTGATCAGCGCCGATGACACTCACACCCAAGACACTGTGATTCGAGTGACGCTCCATCACAACTACTTCGTCGGCACTGTCCAACGTCACCCTCGCCTGCGATTTGGCAAGGTTCACGCCTTCAACAACCTGCTGGAGGACTGGCAGGCCTACGGCATGCGTGCACACCTCGGTGGCCAACTGCTCTCGGAAGCAAACGTCTTCGACGCAGTGACCAACACCCACGCCATCGACATTGGCAAAGAGTCGCCGGCTCCGCACATCAAGAGCCTCAACGACCTGACGCTCGGCGGTGCCGTGGCGAAAGAGATCGATCCGAACGGCGTCTTCGACCCCAAGTCGTACTACCCTTACACACCCGAAACCGCGAATGCCGCTCTGTCCAAGAAGATCAGCAGCCAGGCCGGCTGGCGTAGCTGGCAACCCTGA